CAGAGATACTGGATCAAATACTGTATCAAGAGAGATATGGTTTTCCATCGTCAAATACAAGGGAACAACCATCAAAGAATGCAGCCCCCTTCCTTTTCTTGGCCTTTGTTTCCCTCAAATTAATGTGGAAAGCCATAAGTTCACAGAgccaacaatgatcaacggcgactcgcacctcagtttaCCCATAAAACCTctgcaactcatatatgtttgcgaggttggcaccgagacttgtgtcatatttatctcaagtgtacctctcaatatataggcatctcaagttactcttcttttattttactcgatgtggtacaccaagtaacaaaacagaaaaagtaaacaaaatgagTTTTCCTTCTTATTTATaatatatcctgattaattaatattaatattataaaatatattcagagtatgattaaaataatccttactcaatatattttatattaataattaaataatcaatataaataattaaacttgtaatagaaaagaaaaatataagagtttccactagcactaggccacacaagcattccacttatgctatagtagttgtaaacaacattAACAaaagatgctatataaactcaatatctttcttttacaatatcaatgtggacaaaatccccataacccatttcaaacaagcaactttgtcacAATATATTCATGAATttcactaagaaaatgtcttagatccaaatatgaaagtttaagtcctcgtGTCAAGGAACAACCCATAAATGTTAGCTTCCGGAAATCATAtgaagaacatatataaaatatgtcTCAAATTTTCTATTTTCTAACACTTATTACTTAATTAATTGTATCTCTTCCTTTTCTAATTTTgacaaaaaaatattaataaattttattaatttaatttagaCAAATGTATATCATATCACTTGATCATGagtttaattaaatattttattatttcaaaaaaataaaaaatttatcttattaataaaacaagTAAATGGTTGTGATGTTAAATGTGGTTAATTTTAGTTTGTGTTGAGATTATGGGTCGTAGTTAATATATTATGCTTAATTATTGTTAAACTTGTGAATCAAATTTCAATGATCCATTTATTATGATAAAAATTATTAGGTTCAAATATTACATATTTACCATATTAACATTTCATTTATtatgaaaaaataattttaagatgTTCTTTCATATTCGACTATTGTTTGTGCAACTAATTTAAAATATACATATTATTAATTATACCATTTTAGTTATGGATCGCTATTATACCTTGTTAATTATAAAATATGAGGCGTCGACGATACTAAGGAATCaaatatcttattttgattttattttagtttCAAAATTATTGAGAACTAAATTTAAGCCAAAAAAAAAATATGatctgattttataaaatttgatAAATGCAAATATTGTATGCAGGAATTTTGGAAAAAATGCCTAAATTACACACTTTCCAGCTTCAagtgcccaaaatacccaccggCGGGAAAACTGCCCAAAATACCGACAAAATGCGCATTTTACGATGTGTATTctgttttttaaaaaatttataaagaATACACATGTGACATGCATATTCACTATTTACTGTAGCAGTGAATAAgcatttgtaatttttttttaaaaacagaATACACATTATGGTAATATGTATTCGGTGGGTAAAAAGGGCAGTCTCTCCCGCCAAATGATATTTTGGGCACCAGCCCCCCAAATGAGTATTTTGGTTTTTCACTAGAAATTTTATGTATGTTAGTAAATTGAAAATGTGCTATTTGATGACATAtcaatataaatatatttttacgTATTAAAATGTGCCACATAAGCCAAtggtaatatttaaaattaattttgtaaatgatAGTAAATTCAAACCCTTATCATTGAAAATATTTGTTTTTTCTAACAATTAACCTTATTTCCTTATTTTACCTAAACAATATCAAAAATTAAATATATACAATATTTATACTTATTTGTACATCATTAAACAATTAACACTGTAATTATTTAAATgctttttttgtttttttaaagtCAAGGTAATAGGGGAAAATTCCTTTTGTTAGAATGAATTTTTAAATCTTTTTAAATCACATTAATtcaattttgaatttaatttaattccttttttCATCAGGTTAAATTCTAAACTATACCTATTTTTCTCAAACACATTATATTATAAAAGAAATTATAATAGTAAATTTTTATTTACATATCTAAATATTGAACATCACAATTCtttgaaatatattaaaaaaatgcAGACTAAACTTTCAAATCTTATAatcaattttttcaaaaaaaaattagtatATTTCAAAAAATTCCCATCACACGGCTATCGACTTCAATGACCTGATTAATGGCCCAAAACAATGCCATCTTCTCCTAATTCATATCTAGTTCTACTAAAAATACATACACAAAAACTATgcaacaaaaaaaattaaaaaaagagAATAAATTAGAGTTTAAAATAAAAGACAAATATGTACATAAGTTGGTTTTGGTCATTCAAATTTTGCACTGGTAAGGTGTATGCAAGAAAATTTAGAAATGTAAATTTATGTGTTTTTCAAGTTTACCAAGCCTATAAAACAAATCTTCCAGAAAAAAGCCTTTCCTTCAAAATGTTTTATTTACTTATGGTAAGTGTAAGGTGCATTCTAATAAAagatatattaatattttaaaattgcAATAATATAGAAAATGATATATGTACATATTTGATATATAAATAAAACACTATGCATCaaaattaaaagaaaatgaaCAAATTTTCTTTTAGCAATTTTCTTCTTGCTAATAAATAATAACAAAATAGTGTACAATCTACATATTTATCATATTTAACACATTGATCAACTTTAAATTTAGAATATATGAGAGTGTTTAGTAAATTTGTTATGAATCTTCTTGACACGAACATATCTAGAAATTGATAGTATCTCACGGTTTTAAAATTCTAATCCTCACAAAAAATATTGGCTTAATAGTAGtttgataattaaaataaataaataattcacATGGTTCCTCTAAGGAATATGTTGATATGTTCATAGTCCTAATGATATCTTGGTATTTTCATCTTTATTAGTAATTTATGAGTGAAGATAAAGAGTGATCTTTGACATATAAATGgtgaaaataaaaaatgaatataatatataaaaacatTGAACATGATAATTTTTATGACAAGActtttcatattttaaatacaCACCCAATTCCAAATTAAAAGTGAAAATGAAAAATGACAGAATAAGATAAAGAGTAAAATTAAGAAATGACAGAATACACATGATTATTCTAGATTATATAACATAAGATGAAAAGAAAATGACCTTTGATATATAAAAATTGGGTGTATCAAAGATCGGGAATGATTTTTGACATACTAAAACGGTTAGTCTTTCAAAACCAGATAAATGATTTTTGATATATAAGGaagacaattatatatatatatatatatatatatatatatatatatattaaaattaatattaaatacaaCTCTAAGAAATTATACATTCTCTTATAATTACAATGTCAATTAGATGATATTAATTACTCCAAGTTTATATTAACAAAGAtcacaaaataaaaaaaatatgagCTATATCTCTAGAGCAACTAAATATATGAACTTATTGACAAGAGTAAATTAGAAAATTCTATTGGTAGGGTGTTCCTAAGAAACAAACAACTAAGAAATAAACAAATAAGGAATACAATAAAAATAATAACAACAAAGGATATACATGCATACCAGAAATCGAGAAGATTGAAAGAAACATTTCAATGTTGCAGATAAAACTAGAAGTCAGAAGACAGAGTCAAAGTGCTTGACACCATTTTTCAACAAATCATATTCacaataatataaatttatatattttctaTTCCTTTGAATTGAATTTATAAAACTTTAAAattgtcatttaaaagaaattttGCAAACATACAAAACTAGATCAATAACTAAATATATTGTATAGTTTTAAAGTGATTAATATAACTTTGTTTTATTATATATAACTTGatcatttttatttaaaaaattgataattaaataaggattaagaaatgattaAGAACACCATACTTTTACACTTTCATTTTCATGAAATAAGGTCCATTATCAACACTTCCCAACACTATATGTTTAGTAATCCGTTCATACCTTTTACACTTTCATTTTCATGAAATAAGGTCCATTATCAACACTTCCCAACACTATATGTTTAGTAATCCGTTCATACCTTTCACTTTTTCATTTTCCCTCGGTCAAATTTCATTATCATTTGTATATCTTAAAAGTGATCTTTGATAAATATCAAAATGTACCATTTGTGAAGAAGAACCTTTTGTCCCAACCATCGAGATTAGTCATCAATTTATACATTTTATTTCTACATTATTATAGCAAGTCCAATCATTTTCTTAAATAATATCTTAAATCTATGTTTAAGAAATTTGACATAAAAGTATATTTCAACAATATCTTAGTTGCTTTTATATCACTAAAACATTTTCTTACTATCTTGAAGGTAAGGAACCACCGGTCATTTCttaatcatttttataaaaaaaaaattatttctttatctttttttacttattttctctctttttctttcaTGTACTTTCAAATTTATtactattataataataaaaaactaGTATAAGGATCATTGTTGCCGTTAAAATTTAAAATAACATCCTCAATCACTAAATGTTACTCCCCAAGTCCCACTAGATTGTTTACAACTTTAGATTATTTTTCGGCACACTTTCAATGCTACTTTAAAgtataatttcataatatttttttaaaaaaattatgtttaaacatttattcaaaaaaaaaattctaaaaaaacattatgaaactatactttataaaAGTTTCGAAATGCGTGCAAATAGTGTACGTAAACTTGCAGCGGACCGAGGGAGTAATATTTTATAATATGTATACTTTTGATTCCAAGCTGATCCTTTGAGGGGTAAGGGGCGTCATCCCACCCACTTaaattattaattcagttaaacatatatatttatattatataaaaattaaaaatgccCCATGCCCCCCTTAATTTTTGTAACAAAAAAAAGATTGCTCCAACTTAAAGTTTTTTCATTGGGAAAATTTTCTAACTATAAAGTTTACATGAGAACCAAAACTGATCATTTTCAAAATATCAAGGGTATTGCTGACCTCACTCAAAAGATGGTTGAaaaacacaaagatattgaatATCCTTGATTTATATCTTGGTAAAATTGTTACTGATTCTAACCGTTGCAAATGCAGCAATTAAGACAAAATTTTCAGCCGAACTCGAACAGAACATACCAAATTAATGCGGTGCTCGAATTCGTAAAAAAAAATATTTCCAACCCCCTTACATTTGAAGCTCGATCCGCCACTGATTCCAAGTACAACTGTCCAAGAAACTCACTTTTTCTTCACTCACCTCTTATCTTATACAGGTAGTCCTAGCGTGGCCTTCAAGACTTTTTGATTCTTTAAAAACTCATCCTATTTTTTAATATAACCAAATTAACCAATATTATTTTGGACTTAAAATCCCATAAAGAGTTAATCCACCTTTTATCAACTTGAATGACTCGATTAATGGCCGGAAACATGTGGTTCCTGCATGCAAGGCACGGGGAGCTTTTCAAAGCAAAGACACATTAAGAAGTGGGATTCAGTAACAGACATGAAGATTAGTGAATCATGTAGTCTTAAACACCATGTTACACACactatatatatatggtatacTTATCAAGCAAGAGTAATAAACTGTATTTGGAAACAAACGTTTCTCTATTGCTTAActtgaaaaataaatacaaagCTGGTACTTAAGGAAAAACTAGACTACCGAACAACATGCAACTACTACCTATCACTACTCCACGTACTACATGACTTATTCAACTCCTAAAATAACTTACTACGCCCATGAAAAACTAGATTCTTCGCCAAGTCGATCGCAGATTTGTTATCTATATATAGAACTACTGGGCGACATTTTGAGTTTGTCAGCTGACCAAGCATATTATCTAACCACACTCCTTGACATGCTGATGAAGTAGCCGCCATGAGTTCGGCTTCGCAGGATGAAAGCGCCACACACCTCTGCTTATGTGACACCCAGGTAATTAAGCTCTCATTAAGATAAAATGCCATCCCTTCAGTACTCCTTCTGTCCTCAATGTTGCCTTCCAGGTCGCTATCAGAGTACCCAGCCAACATATAGTCTCCAGTCCCTTTAGCATACAACAACTTGTAGTGCAGTGTCCCTTTAATATATCTAAATATACGTTTAACTGCACTCATGTGAAGCACTGTGGGTCTCTCCATGTACCTACTAACTACACCTACCGAATGTGCAATATCAGGGCGCGTGTGAACTAAATACCTCAAACCTCCGACGAGACTCTTAAATTGTGTAGAGTTAACAGCCTTCCCTTTCTCGTCTTTCATAATTTAGATTTTGGGCTCCATTGGATATCGAACTGCATTACAGTCACCAAGGCCGGCTTTGTCCAGCAACCTTTTTGCATATGCACTTTGTTTCAACTTGATGCAGCCATCCACCTGATTCACTTCAATGCCTAATAATAAGAGAGCTTGCCCATGTCActcatttcaaactctgttcccatctgatttttaaattttatgatgttTTCAACACTTGTTCCTGTGATCAACAAGTCATCAACATATACCCCGATGATCAATACTTCACTTCCTTCAAGTTTAAAGTAGACGGCATGTTCATAAGGACACTTAGTGAACCCTAGATCCTCCAAACACCTGTTCAGTCTTGCATACCAGGCCCTCGGGGTCTGTCGTAGTCCGTATAAATCTTTCAAAAGCTTGTACACCATGCGTTCTTTTCCCACCTTTAAAAAACCTTCCGGCTGAGTGACGAACACTGTTTCCTGTAAATTTCCGTTCAAGAAAGCTGATTTAACGTCCAAATGATGGACTTCCCATTAATTCCTTGCTACTAGAGCCAACAGTAGTCTAACAGTTTCCATACGGGTAACTGGAGCGAAATTTCCTCAAGGTCTATGCCAGCCTTTTGTACATATCCCTTAGCTATGAGGCACACCTTATGTTTAATAATGTGACCATCTGAGTCTCGTTTTATTTTGAAAACCCATTTAAGGCCAATGGGGTTATGTCCGGCTGGTAACTCCATCAGCTCCCAGGTGTGGTTCTTTTCTATAGCATTGATTTCATCTTTCATG
This sequence is a window from Apium graveolens cultivar Ventura chromosome 9, ASM990537v1, whole genome shotgun sequence. Protein-coding genes within it:
- the LOC141685584 gene encoding secreted RxLR effector protein 161-like, which encodes MKDEKGKAVNSTQFKSLVGGLRYLVHTRPDIAHSVGVVSRYMERPTVLHMSAVKRIFRYIKGTLHYKLLYAKGTGDYMLAGYSDSDLEGNIEDRRSTEGMAFYLNESLITWVSHKQRCVALSSCEAELMAATSSACQGVWLDNMLGQLTNSKCRPVVLYIDNKSAIDLAKNLVFHGRSKLF